A window of Metopolophium dirhodum isolate CAU chromosome 6, ASM1992520v1, whole genome shotgun sequence genomic DNA:
TGATTCTTCAACAAGTATTGAATTACAGATATTGCAATTTTTTgatgacaaaaataaaagtttaaaatgtttaaacaattatcCTGttgttaaacaattatttattaattataatactaatatttgttCGTCAGCAGTGGTAGAGAGATTGTTTTCATTTGCTGGCTTTATAATGGCACCTACTCGTTCCCGGTTGTCTGACGAACAATTCGAAAAACtagtatttttaaaaggtaATCAAAATTACGGGATTATCTAATTTTTCTATGTATCTATATTTCtctaatgtttttttgtttttttgatttaatttatacacttttaaatataataatattaataactaataaaattttaataaattatttaaatgtaattggtAATTGTAAGTAATTcaattatgtaatttgtaatttgtaattaaatgttctacaatcatgtaattagtaatttgtaattaattactgGTATTTtgagtaatttgtaatttgtaattaattccttttttttgataattcgCCCATCCCtgcctatatcgagtatcgaccaTCAATCACGGCAATGGATAAAGGATTttgcctcaattgccttcccctccaggaacgcggcctcaaatatatttaacatagccgtggcctatccatatctttattatctatggtagAATGTTGATATCTGctagatataaataataggtatctatacgGGTGGCTTAACCAATTAGTGTAGACACGATGCCGAATTGTCATGGTTGTGTTATCGGTGGTTTACGTTTACCCGTTTATCTATGttactatttaactatttatatacttatatttaagatttaatagctatatattataatatcacaatatcatatagacaatattatgtattattatttaacattaatattttaagttgtcatactgttttatattttttttttttttgtttcacccTTTATGTTctaataactgataagtgattTTCCAATCAATTGAAATTATTACTTACAAATTACTTTCAAAAattgagaattattatttaaacatcctcttttacatagttacatataatataatacttaatatttccTAATAGCTTCAAGCCTCCAACTattctttaaataaaacaatgaaaacaATGTAAATAATTCAAGATTTACTTATGTctataaaaatacacaaaaaggAAATTTTTATTACGTTTCGAATTgatttactacaaaataatgttgatattttaagaagttaactacttgacttaaataaactttttagccatattttttttataaaaattaaatttacaggAATAAATCCTAACTGTTTACCAACGCTATTGTGACTGCTGTGGCGTTGAGTACGCAAGGTCGTGCATATTTTGAACCACCTAAAATAACCAACCGGTGAGagggtaaaaaattattaaggaTAATTAATGGGTACTGTTATTAAAGTAAATAGTTACTATGTACTTTCCATTACTCTATGGGACTGCAGTTACCTGCAATTACGTGTGTGAGCTTTAGTTATAATTCaactacctttttttttaatgaactcgCCGTCTTGATATCCtggttattacaatattgtaagtacctataccttataaatataaatttactatattGTTGAAGGCTCGTACAACATGGAATGCTACTATATGATGCTTGAGCTATTAAGTTAATTGATTTCACTATTATCGAAGATACAATATTAACGTTAcatgttttcaacaaaatcattgaatgtaaacaaaatataatggagAGGCTGCCATATTTTGCATTCATTTTAATAGCTTGATACGTCTTTAACCaattgaagaaaatataaataaaagtaatttaactttggcaatattataattgtgattCACTATACTACAACTATAGTATACGTCttatactacttatataataaaacctactaattattaataattattgaaacataACAAATGTGACGATTTTATTACACTGCAGTTATTGTTCTTAGAACTGAATGATTTATTTgagaataaaaagaaataatattttaacaaatttataataacgatatataTAGAATAAACAGCAATACTCATAATCGTCagatatttataactaaaataataactaacaagtaattgcatataaatgaataataataaaactaaaacaactGACTAGGTACCTGTGACCGTTTTacttgttgaaaaaaaaatattagtttaaaagaaataaaatgataatgaaaaataaactaaattaaaccTTTATGATGACGTATTGAGTGTGTACCCGTATTATACACTTAGTGTGTACGTCGTGTGCACGGACGCATTTTATTCGTAATTAAATGGACTGTGAGGTTTGAAATTTCCCAAAAAATCAATCTCCCGCATACGCTTTATTTCCACGCCGTTGTACTCGACGGATTCCCTTGCCAAAAACTTCTCTGCCTCGTCTTTGGTGCTGAACGTGAAGTAAAGGCAACCCTTAAACGCTTGGGACCTGAACCTCATGGGGGTGGTTTTCGTGATGACGTTTTCGCCAAAGGTCGCGGCGAACTCCAACAGTTCGTCCACGGTGGTCGTCCTCGGGAAACCGCTACAATAAATCGACCGTTGGACAATGTCCTTGAACAGCCGGCGATCGGGGACGGGCGCGGTGATTTTCGGTTTGCGTCTGATCTTTACGCCCGTCTCGTCGACTTCCACGATGCTGCCGACGGCGTCCTTGACGGCGGACGCGATCACGGCCGAGTCCCTGGTGATGGACTTCAGCATTTTGAACGTCAAGAGCACGCTTATCGGCACCCAGCCGTCGTTAAGCTTGATTTTGGCCTGCAGGAACTTATCGTACGGTAAATTGGTGTCGCTGAAATAGAACTCGAGCTGCTTGACGATTCTCGAATCCCTGTCCGCGGCTCCGGTGACGTGTTTGAACGAGGATGCCATTGTTGCAGCGATTATGCAGCTATAAATATGcccttaaaaaatgaaaaaaaatgattagaaaactcaaaaaatgcattgtaaaaatgacttaaaatgtattaaaaaaatatattaacagtgtatttttgtaatcttatttttttaatagtattttaaataagtattagttataccattgattataaatagtatttataatcaatggttatacttataagtagtcatttaaaaaaagttgtacaGAAAGCTAtagatatcattgaattttacCGTATACGTCACATAGGTCTATATCTAGCTAGTCTAGCCTAGTCTTgcgttatatatataggttttgacattttaattattttccgataatataatatgaattacgaGTACCTACTTAATGATCTGTagtctgtatatataaaaagacttgtcctgggtgattcatcatcgcctagccggaactgctgaagctatggatatgaaattttcagtaaatgtacttattactatgtataggcgcactaagaaaggatttttcgaaattcgcattttaaagggtaaaaagagcataaaatagttaatttttaacggTGGGTGAGGGGTTCGCGGTGCGGCAGCCGTCGACGCGCGGTGGCTAGACGTGGCCGCCCAAATTTCCCCTTCCAtatcaccgccgccgccaccgccaacCGCCGCGCCGCCGACGAGCAGATGATAGAGCAATAGACCGACGAGCAGATATATAGATATGTCTCGGATATTCAAAACTTTAtcgataacacattataatattattaatttcgattttaaattaacatggtGGCATGACGTGTCATTTATGATTCTATTATAACGCTTGCCGCAATAATCGACGACGCACACAGGCTTTCCCAACAGGAGTAGAAGTGGGGGTAGGCATGCTGTCCTACGCTCGCACCACTGACCAACATACGCGTAgcgtttatatttaatttgtataacgaCACTCACGGCTTGCGAactgttttacttattatttaagtattcgGCACATGCTGTGAAGTTGTGATACGTCTTtagcgtttttttattttcaggtgttttacttattatttttgaataataacacgTCTTCGTATACGCACACTTACCTACATACTTCATTAACTGTGTATaggcgcactaagaaaggatttttcaaaattcgcattttaaagagtaaaaagagcataaaatagttaatttttaacggTGAGTGAGATTCGCGGTACGGCAGCCGTCGACGCGCGGTGGCTAGACGTGGCCGCCCAAATTTCCCCTTCCGTGTCACCGCCACCGACACCGACCGGCTTAATACCGAACCGAAAATAAACCGAACGACGAGCAGATATATAGATATGTCTCGGATACTCAACACTTTATcgataacacattatattattaatttcgattttaaaataatacggtGGCATGTGCCGTTTAAGATTCTATTATAACGCTTGCCATAATCGACGACGCGCGAAGCACACAGGCTTTTCCAACAGGAGTAGTAGTGGGGGTAGGCATACTGAGAGTtgttagtatagataaaaatgaatggtcgtgtgtagattagacctctgtgaagaagataggctaatttaaaaagtgttaaagtGTTTTTTACCGTTaacattttgatcaaagtaTTGTTAATGACCATTCAATTTTGCTAAAAACGTATATCCCCCCCAAACCAAATTTctaattacgccactgtaaCTCCTTATACTGTTGTCAACTTTAAacacattgtatttttttaaatatactcaacaTTATCTGAATTATTAGTCGATAATTACACGTACATGTATTACGTATAAATTCGTAGTCGCGTTTACTACGATAATAATCAtagaataatcaaaataatataagtaattgcTATTAATTATGGTTTGGAGATAAAGTATATTAGTATACCACTATTGTAGATCACGTGTTTAAAAAGTGTACCCAAACGtgtcttgtatatattatatgtgtattgtgtacctAAACGTTCTCTGATTTACCAGAGAAAATTATGAAATACCTTTTATTTTATGTGATGTTATTACATTGAACAATTAATGATTTGTATAAGTTTTCAAACAG
This region includes:
- the LOC132946979 gene encoding la protein homolog isoform X2, yielding MASSFKHVTGAADRDSRIVKQLEFYFSDTNLPYDKFLQAKIKLNDGWVPISVLLTFKMLKSITRDSAVIASAVKDAVGSIVEVDETGVKIRRKPKITAPVPDRRLFKDIVQRSIYCSGFPRTTTVDELLEFAATFGENVITKTTPMRFRSQAFKGCLYFTFSTKDEAEKFLARESVEYNGVEIKRMREIDFLGNFKPHSPFNYE
- the LOC132946979 gene encoding la protein homolog isoform X1; translated protein: MKYVGHIYSCIIAATMASSFKHVTGAADRDSRIVKQLEFYFSDTNLPYDKFLQAKIKLNDGWVPISVLLTFKMLKSITRDSAVIASAVKDAVGSIVEVDETGVKIRRKPKITAPVPDRRLFKDIVQRSIYCSGFPRTTTVDELLEFAATFGENVITKTTPMRFRSQAFKGCLYFTFSTKDEAEKFLARESVEYNGVEIKRMREIDFLGNFKPHSPFNYE